The following coding sequences lie in one Hippopotamus amphibius kiboko isolate mHipAmp2 chromosome 17, mHipAmp2.hap2, whole genome shotgun sequence genomic window:
- the LOC130839606 gene encoding uncharacterized protein LOC130839606, translated as MGEKERGGSAETWDLVSFETYLGPRRPVQSSESPTLQILRILPCLERGLGREVPRAREGGRRLEGGMKKRDRVSGSRRRKTKRSPSAKRTSRPPGKLQGPLKRDPAEEQAGRTQKRKLQQHTTLLTQMEPAAATATGAEQASQRAKEFKGLAATYAVQSGPSAGSERGSFADKNLLPLTPRQLAAFQDVFKLFSSSPTGTMDIGTMDMRSMKAALCNVGVQLSRQEMCEALRLAALDGDGTVSFKDFLGVLTDSQRLAQCLGRVRNSRVCDPQGLQTLFLEMLFKLMRLGFVPFKAVQEVMSYYSKKQRSLRLNSSCKGRSRGHGRSARSHAGLAFFCQAARLSDLSNAELARSLHGLHKAGARSPYSQIPNLNGRMQSECLARNRTPCPDVRFPKSYQPNHPKRRPNRGPHSQGFVGQTLGYTRSLKLAPSPPTLLQKQPLLSPSPARLQRTAMKNL; from the exons ATGGGGGAGAAAGAACGGGGAGGCAGTGCAGAGACTTGGGACCTGGTGAGCTTCGAGACCTACCTCGGGCCAAGGCGCCCCGTCCAGTCCAGTGAAAGCCCCACCTTGCAGATCCTGAGAATCCTGCCCTGCCTcgagagggggctggggagggaggtgccCAGAGCCAGAGAAGGGGGCAGGAGGCTGGAAGGAGGgatgaaaaagagagacagag TTTCAGGCAGCAGAAGGCGGAAGACCAAGAGATCACCGTCGGCAAAGCGAACTTCCAG GCCTCCAGGGAAGCTTCAAGGACCACTCAAACGAGACCCAGCAGAGGAGCAGGCGGGCAGgacacagaagaggaagctgCAGCAGCACACTACCCTGCTGACCCAGATGGAACCAGCAGCGGCCACGGCCACAGGGGCTGAGCAGGCCTCCCAGAGGGCAAAGGAGTTCAAGGGCCTTGCGGCCACCTATGCAGTACAGTCAGGCCCAAGCGCCGGGTCTGAGA GAGGCAGCTTTGCGGACAAGAACCTGCTACCCCTGACACCCCGGCAGCTGGCAG cattcCAGGATGTCTTCAAACTGTTCAGCTCCAGCCCGACAGGCACCATGGACATAGGCACCATGGACATGCGCAGCATGAAAGCTGCCCTGTGCAATGTGGGTGTCCAGCTGAGCCGACAGGAGATGTGTGAGGCTCTGCGGTTGGCAGCCTTGGATG gTGATGGAACGGTAAGCTTCAAAGACTTCCTGGGTGTCCTCACTGACAGCCAGCGACTCGCTCAGTGCTTGG GCAGGGTGAGGAACAGCCGGGTCTGTGATCCCCAGGGCTTGCAAACCCTGTTCTTAGAGATGCTGTTCAAGCTGATGCGTCTGGGCTTTGTGCCCTTCAAGGCGGTGCAGGAGGTGATGAG CTACTACTCCAAGAAGCAGCGGTCTCTGCGGCTGAACTCAAGCTGTAAGGGCCGGTCCCGCGGCCACGGCCGCAGCGCGCGCTCTCACGCGGGCCTCGCGTTCTTCTGCCAGGCCGCGCGCCTTAGCGACCTTTCCAATGCCGAGCTGGCGCGCTCGCTGCACGGACTGCACAAAGCAG GTGCGCGCAGCCCGTACTCCCAGATACCTAACCTGAACGGGCGGATGCAGTCAGAATGCCTCGCGCGGAACCGAACCCCGTGCCCCGACGTCCGATTTCCCAAGTCCTACCAGCCCAACCATCCCAAGCGCCGGCCAAACCGTGGGCCTCACAGCCAAG GATTCGTGGGCCAGACACTAGGGTATACGCGCTCTTTGAAGCTGGCTCCCTCCCCCCCAACTCTACTGCAGAagcagcccctcctctccccttctccggCCCGTTTGCAGAGAACTGCTATGAAGAACTTGTAG
- the SPATA32 gene encoding spermatogenesis-associated protein 32, with product MRGTGQGMGEREDFEGPQLSVKTFQLEKEFLELEPLDEEFLSLDPELELEWKPKPLPPPETHPVVMPKPKAKLDMEPLSEDPEPQEHKIESLYPSAEGLTQQDISQWSMRSSSTSSTEVDPLSTDRRSIRVQTSKHLFWADKLIQASEHSLKQVISMQPVEQSTKETTRHPDPLSVPKDTVCSRKQGQDPSAQAALPDKVSQQPPSRQPSPTPQTIGLAELVNFASSLAMASSSRMDLPSLEHVIKASPQKATAPSTEPAVDHAAQPTVDTPEQENLTKDVLEQPPREPLEARGPQNASQQEGRLFLLPYLDFSKPGFKSAAIKGEVKFLQPPNMSSQPQGAGRE from the coding sequence ATGAGAGGGACAGGGCAGggaatgggggagagagaggacttTGAGGGTCCTCAGCTTTCTGTCAAAACCTTTCAGCTGGAGAAAGAATTCCTAGAGCTGGAGCCCCTAGACGAAGAGTTCCTGAGCCTTGACCCAGAGCTGGAGCTGGAATGGAAGCCCAAGCCTCTACCGCCGCCAGAGACGCACCCGGTGGTCATGCCCAAGCCCAAGGCCAAGCTGGACATGGAGCCCCTCAGTGAAGACCCTGAGCCACAGGAGCATAAGATAGAGTCACTCTACCCCTCCGCGGAGGGACTAACGCAGCAGGACATCAGCCAATGGAGTATGAGGTCAAGCTCCACGAGTTCCACGGAGGTGGACCCGCTGTCCACCGACCGCCGCTCCATCCGTGTGCAGACCTCCAAGCACCTCTTCTGGGCAGACAAGCTCATCCAGGCCTCAGAACACAGCCTGAAACAGGTGATCAGCATGCAGCCGGTCGAGCAGAGCACAAAAGAGACCACCCGCCACCCAGACCCGCTGTCTGTCCCCAAAGACACCGTGTGCTCCCGGAAGCAGGGCCAGGACCCCAGTGCCCAGGCGGCTCTTCCAGACAAAGTCTCCCAGCAGCCTCCAAGCCGCCAGCCGTCCCCCACCCCGCAAACCATCGGCCTGGCGGAGCTGGTCAACTTCGCATCTTCCTTGGCCATGGCCTCGTCCAGCAGGATGGACTTGCCCAGTTTGGAGCACGTGATCAAAGCCTCACCCCAGAAGGCCACGGCGCCTTCCACGGAGCCCGCTGTGGATCACGCCGCCCAGCCCACCGTTGACACGCCAGAGCAGGAAAACCTCACGAAGGACGTGCTAGAGCAGCCACCAAGGGAACCACTGGAAGCCAGGGGGCCGCAGAATGCGTCACAGCAGGAAGGCaggctcttccttctcccttaCCTTGACTTCAGCAAGCCAGGGTTCAAGAGCGCCGCCATCAAAGGGGAAGTGAAGTTTCTCCAGCCCCCGAACATGTCCTCTCAGCCACAAGGAGCTGGGAGAGAGTAA
- the LOC130839663 gene encoding methylosome subunit pICln-like: MSFLKSFLPPGSAEGLRQQQPDTEAVLNGKGLGTGTLYIAESRLSWLDGSGLGFSLEYPTISLHAMSRDLNAYPREHLYVMVNAKFGEESKESVADEEEDSDDDIEPIAEFRFVPSDKSALEAMFTAMCECQALHPDPEDEDSDDYDGEEYDVEAHEQGQGDIPTFYTYEEGLSHLTAEGQATLERLEGMLSQSVSSQYNMAGVRTEDSVRDYEDGMEVDTTPAVAGQFEDADVDH; the protein is encoded by the coding sequence ATGAGCTTCCTCAAAAGTTTCCTGCCGCCTGGGTCGGCTGAGGGGCTCCGGCAGCAGCAGCCGGATACCGAGGCTGTGCTGAACGGGAAGGGCCTCGGTACCGGCACCCTTTACATCGCTGAGAGCCGCCTGTCTTGGTTAGATGGCTCTGGATTAGGATTCTCACTGGAATACCCCACCATTAGTTTGCATGCAATGTCCAGGGACCTAAATGCCTATCCACGAGAGCATTTGTATGTTATGGTTAACGCCAAATTTGGAGAAGAATCAAAAGAATCTGTTGCTGATGAAGAGGAAGACAGTGATGATGATATTGAACCTATTGCTGAATTTAGATTTGTGCCTAGTGATAAATCAGCATTGGAGGCAATGTTCACTGCAATGTGTGAATGCCAGGCTTTGCATCCAGATCCTGAGGATGAAGATTCAGATGATTACGATGGAGAAGAATATGATGTGGAAGCACATGAACAAGGGCAGGGGGACATCCCTACATTTTACACCTATGAAGAAGGATTATCCCATTTAACAGCAGAAGGCCAAGCCACACTGGAGAgattagaaggaatgctttctcAATCTGTGAGTAGCCAGTATAACATGGCTGGAGTTCGGACAGAAGATTCAGTGAGAGATTATGAAGATGGGATGGAGGTAGATACTACACCAGCAGTTGCAGGACAGTTTGAGGATGCAGATGTTGATCACTGA